In Anas acuta chromosome 21, bAnaAcu1.1, whole genome shotgun sequence, one genomic interval encodes:
- the ELOA gene encoding elongin-A isoform X1: MAESVLEVVGRLQSRLAGSSEPKKLLKSLKRLSELPITVDILVETGVGKTVNGLRKHELVGDFAKNLVARWKKLVPVPQEADRNNLDSEDRDYERNSSRKKREPSPREDEEHDQDYSEPFQPSCSQSYSPDHREKKSKRYSGPERAHETYDYSSQEDKGWSRSSPVLSSDQEYSDYGHAVSPAPSESPQDMDTDPYGSEEQEEPVGFHQKAGKGHGFQEKLGGGRERNPGEFHDKGSVSRNKEHKASHKEKQRLDGRLEDRTSAFSPERLHKAGFKEQLRESPVAGCSKEKQRTSDGTRKEKGRESSSSRKEKLHVQPHLEESPDNHVKKRKHQDPEKSKVEKSKPGLETSSREREKRKAESDSSNRVKEKGGSGSLKTSEGKHKASEADKKSVGFSSSFGEGEVEDEFEQPTMSFESYLSYDQPQKKKKKVAKPSVPAGEKDQGHSKQNGSKASTKSSSRKSPSHKRTSEKKAEKKQPEAPKPNRILIDVVPTLPDIPLPPIQANYRPLPSIESITCSQTKRKAVSSPVEESEAGFTGRRLNSKMQVYSGSKTAYLPKMMTLHEQCIRVLSNNIDSIYEVGGVPFSVLEPVLERCTPEQLYRIEECNHVLIEDTDQLWHNHCLRDFKNEKPEEFESWREMYLRLHDAREQRLLMLARNIGSAHANKPKGRVAKMAFVNSTVKPPRDVRRRQEKFGTGGALVPEKTKIKPVFYTSGKSHARVSEEQSYDGPSTSSAHSVPSSGSTFSSYDPRKPPVKKIAPMMAKTIKAFKNRFSRR, from the exons ATGGCGGAGTCGGTGCTGGAAGTCGTGGGCCGGCTGCAGTCGCGGCTCGCGGGGAGCTCCGAGCCCAAGAAG ctgctgaaaagTCTGAAGAGGCTGTCGGAGCTGCCCATCACGGTTGATATCCTCGTG GAGACGGGCGTGGGGAAGACGGTGAACGGCCTGCGGAAACACGAGCTGGTGGGAGACTTCGCCAAGAACCTGGTGGCCAGGTGGAAGAAGCTGGTGCCGGTCCCCCAGGAGGCGGACAG GAATAACCTGGATTCTGAAGACCGTGACTACGAGAGGAACAGCTCAAGGAAAAAACGAGAACCTTCCCCCAGGGAGGATGAGGAACATGACCAGGACTATTCAGAGCCtttccagccctcctgcagccagtCCTATAGCCCAGACCACAGGGAAAAGAAGTCCAAAAGGTATTCGGGGCCTGAGAGGGCCCACGAGACTTATGACTATAGCAGCCAGGAGGATAAGGGATGGAGCAGATCTTCCCCAGTGCTCTCTTCAGATCAAGAGTACTCAGACTATGGGCACGCTGTGTCTCCTGCGCCCAGCGAGAGCCCTCAGGACATGGACACAGACCCGTACGGCTCCGAGGAGCAGGAAGAACCTGTGGGATTTCATCAGAAGGCTGGGAAAGGCCACGGCTTTCAGGAGAAGCTTGGGGGAGGCCGAGAGAGGAACCCTGGGGAGTTCCACGACAAAGGGAGCGTGAGTCGGAACAAAGAGCACAAGGCTTCTCACAAGGAGAAGCAGCGACTCGACGGCCGGCTGGAGGACAGGACCTCTGCCTTCAGCCCTGAAAGGTTGCACAAGGCTGGCTTTAAAGAGCAGCTCCGAGAGAGCCCCGTGGCGGGGTGCagcaaggagaagcagaggaCGTCGGACGGCACCAGGAAGGAGAAGGGCCGAGaaagcagctcctccaggaaaGAGAAGCTGCACGTGCAGCCGCACCTGGAGGAGTCCCCGGACAACCAcgtgaagaagagaaagcatcAGGACCCCGAGAAAAGCAAGGTGGAAAAATCCAAGCCAGGCCTGGAGACATCGAGCAGAGAGCGGGAGAAACGGAAAGCTGAGAGTGACTCCTCAAACAGGGTGAAGGAGAAGGGGGGTTCTGGGAGCTTAAAAACTTCCGAGGGGAAGCACAAAGCCTCTGAGGCGGACAAAAAATCTGTGGGCTTTTCCTCAAgttttggggaaggggaagtGGAGGATGAGTTTGAACAACCCACGATGTCCTTTGAGTCGTACCTCAGTTACGaccagccccagaaaaagaaaaagaaagtggcCAAGCCCTCCGTGCCAGCCGGGGAGAAAGACCAAGGGCACAGCAAACAGAACGGATCCAAAGCCAGTACCAAGAGCTCGAGTCGGAAGAGTCCAAGCCACAAACGGACGAGtgagaaaaaggcagagaagaaacaaCCAGAGGCTCCTAAACCCAACAGG ATCCTCATAGACGTGGTGCCAACGCTGCCGGACATCCCGCTGCCCCCCATCCAGGCCAACTACCGCCCTCTCCCCTCAATCGAGTCCATCACCTGCTCCCAGACGAAAAGGAAAG CAGTGTCCTCGCCAGTGGAGGAGAGCGAGGCGGGCTTTACGGGCCGGCGGCTGAATTCGAAGATGCAGGTGTACTCGGGCTCCAAAACCGCCTACCTCCCGAAGATGATGACTCTGCACGAGCAGTGCATCAGGGTCCTCAGCAACAACATCGACT CTATCTATGAAGTGGGTGGTGTCCCCTTCTCCGTGCTGGAGCCAGTGTTGGAGAGATGCACCCCAGAGCAACTGTACCGCATCGAGGAATGCAATCAT GTTCTCATCGAGGATACGGATCAGCTGTGGCACAATCACTGTCTCCGAGACTTCAAGAACGAGAAGCCAGAGGAGTTTGAGTCCTGGCGGGAGATGTACCTCCGCCTGCACGACGCACGAGAGCAGCGGCTGCTCATGCTGGCACGGAACATCGGCTCAGCTCACGCCAACAAGCCCAAAG GTAGAGTGGCCAAAATGGCCTTTGTGAACTCCACGGTGAAGCCACCTCGGGACGTGCGGAGACGACAGGAGAAGTTTGGAACCGGAGGGGCTCTTGTGCCGGAGAAGACCAA AATAAAGCCAGTCTTCTACACCTCTGGCAAAAGCCACGCTCGTGTGAGCGAGGAGCAGTCCTACGACGggcccagcaccagcagtgcCCATTCTGTCCCGTCGTCAGGGAGCACCTTCTCCTCCTACGACCCCAGGAAGCCACCAGTGAAGA aAATTGCACCCATGATGGCAAAGACtatcaaagcttttaaaaatagattctCTCGGAGATAA
- the ELOA gene encoding elongin-A isoform X2 — MAESVLEVVGRLQSRLAGSSEPKKLLKSLKRLSELPITVDILVETGVGKTVNGLRKHELVGDFAKNLVARWKKLVPVPQEADRNNLDSEDRDYERNSSRKKREPSPREDEEHDQDYSEPFQPSCSQSYSPDHREKKSKRYSGPERAHETYDYSSQEDKGWSRSSPVLSSDQEYSDYGHAVSPAPSESPQDMDTDPYGSEEQEEPVGFHQKAGKGHGFQEKLGGGRERNPGEFHDKGSVSRNKEHKASHKEKQRLDGRLEDRTSAFSPERLHKAGFKEQLRESPVAGCSKEKQRTSDGTRKEKGRESSSSRKEKLHVQPHLEESPDNHVKKRKHQDPEKSKVEKSKPGLETSSREREKRKAESDSSNRVKEKGGSGSLKTSEGKHKASEADKKSVGFSSSFGEGEVEDEFEQPTMSFESYLSYDQPQKKKKKVAKPSVPAGEKDQGHSKQNGSKASTKSSSRKSPSHKRTSEKKAEKKQPEAPKPNRILIDVVPTLPDIPLPPIQANYRPLPSIESITCSQTKRKVSSPVEESEAGFTGRRLNSKMQVYSGSKTAYLPKMMTLHEQCIRVLSNNIDSIYEVGGVPFSVLEPVLERCTPEQLYRIEECNHVLIEDTDQLWHNHCLRDFKNEKPEEFESWREMYLRLHDAREQRLLMLARNIGSAHANKPKGRVAKMAFVNSTVKPPRDVRRRQEKFGTGGALVPEKTKIKPVFYTSGKSHARVSEEQSYDGPSTSSAHSVPSSGSTFSSYDPRKPPVKKIAPMMAKTIKAFKNRFSRR; from the exons ATGGCGGAGTCGGTGCTGGAAGTCGTGGGCCGGCTGCAGTCGCGGCTCGCGGGGAGCTCCGAGCCCAAGAAG ctgctgaaaagTCTGAAGAGGCTGTCGGAGCTGCCCATCACGGTTGATATCCTCGTG GAGACGGGCGTGGGGAAGACGGTGAACGGCCTGCGGAAACACGAGCTGGTGGGAGACTTCGCCAAGAACCTGGTGGCCAGGTGGAAGAAGCTGGTGCCGGTCCCCCAGGAGGCGGACAG GAATAACCTGGATTCTGAAGACCGTGACTACGAGAGGAACAGCTCAAGGAAAAAACGAGAACCTTCCCCCAGGGAGGATGAGGAACATGACCAGGACTATTCAGAGCCtttccagccctcctgcagccagtCCTATAGCCCAGACCACAGGGAAAAGAAGTCCAAAAGGTATTCGGGGCCTGAGAGGGCCCACGAGACTTATGACTATAGCAGCCAGGAGGATAAGGGATGGAGCAGATCTTCCCCAGTGCTCTCTTCAGATCAAGAGTACTCAGACTATGGGCACGCTGTGTCTCCTGCGCCCAGCGAGAGCCCTCAGGACATGGACACAGACCCGTACGGCTCCGAGGAGCAGGAAGAACCTGTGGGATTTCATCAGAAGGCTGGGAAAGGCCACGGCTTTCAGGAGAAGCTTGGGGGAGGCCGAGAGAGGAACCCTGGGGAGTTCCACGACAAAGGGAGCGTGAGTCGGAACAAAGAGCACAAGGCTTCTCACAAGGAGAAGCAGCGACTCGACGGCCGGCTGGAGGACAGGACCTCTGCCTTCAGCCCTGAAAGGTTGCACAAGGCTGGCTTTAAAGAGCAGCTCCGAGAGAGCCCCGTGGCGGGGTGCagcaaggagaagcagaggaCGTCGGACGGCACCAGGAAGGAGAAGGGCCGAGaaagcagctcctccaggaaaGAGAAGCTGCACGTGCAGCCGCACCTGGAGGAGTCCCCGGACAACCAcgtgaagaagagaaagcatcAGGACCCCGAGAAAAGCAAGGTGGAAAAATCCAAGCCAGGCCTGGAGACATCGAGCAGAGAGCGGGAGAAACGGAAAGCTGAGAGTGACTCCTCAAACAGGGTGAAGGAGAAGGGGGGTTCTGGGAGCTTAAAAACTTCCGAGGGGAAGCACAAAGCCTCTGAGGCGGACAAAAAATCTGTGGGCTTTTCCTCAAgttttggggaaggggaagtGGAGGATGAGTTTGAACAACCCACGATGTCCTTTGAGTCGTACCTCAGTTACGaccagccccagaaaaagaaaaagaaagtggcCAAGCCCTCCGTGCCAGCCGGGGAGAAAGACCAAGGGCACAGCAAACAGAACGGATCCAAAGCCAGTACCAAGAGCTCGAGTCGGAAGAGTCCAAGCCACAAACGGACGAGtgagaaaaaggcagagaagaaacaaCCAGAGGCTCCTAAACCCAACAGG ATCCTCATAGACGTGGTGCCAACGCTGCCGGACATCCCGCTGCCCCCCATCCAGGCCAACTACCGCCCTCTCCCCTCAATCGAGTCCATCACCTGCTCCCAGACGAAAAGGAAAG TGTCCTCGCCAGTGGAGGAGAGCGAGGCGGGCTTTACGGGCCGGCGGCTGAATTCGAAGATGCAGGTGTACTCGGGCTCCAAAACCGCCTACCTCCCGAAGATGATGACTCTGCACGAGCAGTGCATCAGGGTCCTCAGCAACAACATCGACT CTATCTATGAAGTGGGTGGTGTCCCCTTCTCCGTGCTGGAGCCAGTGTTGGAGAGATGCACCCCAGAGCAACTGTACCGCATCGAGGAATGCAATCAT GTTCTCATCGAGGATACGGATCAGCTGTGGCACAATCACTGTCTCCGAGACTTCAAGAACGAGAAGCCAGAGGAGTTTGAGTCCTGGCGGGAGATGTACCTCCGCCTGCACGACGCACGAGAGCAGCGGCTGCTCATGCTGGCACGGAACATCGGCTCAGCTCACGCCAACAAGCCCAAAG GTAGAGTGGCCAAAATGGCCTTTGTGAACTCCACGGTGAAGCCACCTCGGGACGTGCGGAGACGACAGGAGAAGTTTGGAACCGGAGGGGCTCTTGTGCCGGAGAAGACCAA AATAAAGCCAGTCTTCTACACCTCTGGCAAAAGCCACGCTCGTGTGAGCGAGGAGCAGTCCTACGACGggcccagcaccagcagtgcCCATTCTGTCCCGTCGTCAGGGAGCACCTTCTCCTCCTACGACCCCAGGAAGCCACCAGTGAAGA aAATTGCACCCATGATGGCAAAGACtatcaaagcttttaaaaatagattctCTCGGAGATAA
- the PITHD1 gene encoding LOW QUALITY PROTEIN: PITH domain-containing protein 1 (The sequence of the model RefSeq protein was modified relative to this genomic sequence to represent the inferred CDS: inserted 2 bases in 1 codon) has translation MRKCEVLAPAETPTPGVGGGREGAGASGGGRGNWSGRGFGGGRGVEGWAGLVVGGAWPWRRVPAHGPGRCCCCGAGGVGAGGEVWGLHLRIDRQRLHCLNERRDGSGALVFRAWEERGDRDKFVESDEDAELLFNVPFTGSVKLKGVIVMGEDDGSHPAEMRLFKNIPHMSFDDAGREPDQMFSLNRTXHGELEYPTKVARFSSVSHLSIHFPKNFGAETTKIFYIGLKGEWTEAARQEVTICSYEAAPNPADHRLQQVTPQAHLIS, from the exons ATGAGAAAATGTGAAGTCTTGGCACCTGCTGAGA ccccgaccccgggggtggggggggggagggagggggcgggcgCCTCGGGAGGGGGGCGGGGAAATTGGAGTGGGCGGGGCTTTGGGGGTGGGCGGGGCGTGGAGGGGTGGGCGGGGCTTGTTGTGGGCGGGGCGTGGCCATGGCGCAGGGTCCCCGCGCACGGCCCcgggcgctgctgctgctgcggggcggggggcgtTGGGGCGGGGGGCGAGGTCTGGGGGCTGCACCTGCGGATCGACCGGCAGCGCCTGCACTGCCTCAACGAGCGGCGCGACGGCAGCGGGGCCCTCGTCTTCCGCGCATGGGAGGAGCGCGGAGACCGCGACAAG TTCGTGGAGAGCGATGAGGACGCGGAGCTGCTCTTCAACGTGCC GTTCACCGGCAGCGTCAAGCTGAAGGGCGTCATCGTCATGGGCGAGGACGACGGCTCGCACCCGGCGGAGATGCGGCT gTTCAAGAACATTCCTCACATGTCCTTCGATGATGCAGGCAGGGAACCGGACCAGATGTTCAGCCTGAACCGGAC CCACGGCGAGCTGGAGTACCCCACCAA AGTTGCCCGGTTCTCCAGCGTGAGCCACCTCTCCATCCACTTCCCAAAGAACTTCGGGGCAgagacaacaaaaatattttatataggCCTCAAGGGAGAGTGGACAGAG GCGGCCCGGCAGGAGGTGACGATCTGCAGCTACGAGGCGGCGCCCAACCCTGCCGACCACCGGCTGCAGCAGGTCACCCCCCAGGCGCACCTCATCTCCTAG
- the LYPLA2 gene encoding acyl-protein thioesterase 2, with product MCGNNMSVPLLADAVTVSGAERETAAVIFLHGLGDTGHSWADALSSIRLPYVKYICPHAPRIPVTLNMKMVMPSWFDLMGLTPDAPEDEAGIKKAAENIKAIIEHEMKNGIPANRIILGGFSQGGALSLYTALTCQHQLAGIVALSCWLPLHKAFPQAASSGVNKDIAILQCHGELDPMIPVRFGALTAEKLKSVVTPAKVQFKTYPGVMHSSCPQEMLAVKEFIEKLLPRI from the exons ATGTGCGGCAACAACATGTCTGTCCCCCTGCTCGCCGACGCCGTCACTGTCTCCGGGGCAGAGCGGGAGACGGCCGCG GTCATTTTCCTACACGGCCTGGGAGACACGGG gCACAGCTGGGCCGATGCTCTCTCCTCCATCCGCCTCCCCTACGTGAAATACATCTGCCCGCACGC gccccGGATCCCCGTGACCCTCAACATGAAGATGGTGATGCCCTCCTG GTTTGACCTGATGGGTCTGACTCCGGACGCGCCCGAGGATGAAGCTGGGATcaagaaagctgcagaaaaca TTAAAGCAATCATCGAGCACGAGATGAAGAACGGGATCCCAGCCAACCGCATCATCCTGGGGGGCTTCTCGCAG GGCGGCGCGCTGTCCCTCTACACGGCGCTCAcctgccagcaccagctggcCGGCATCGTGGCGCTCAGCTGCTGGCTCCCTCTGCACAAAGCCTTCCCGCAG GCGGCGAGCAGCGGGGTGAACAAGGACATCGCCATCCTGCAGTGCCACGGGGAGCTGGACCCCATGATCCCCGTGCGCTTCGGGGCCCTCACGGCCGAGAAGCTGAAATCCGTCGTCACCCCCGCCAAGGTGCAGTTCAAAACCTACCCCGGGGTGATGCACAGCTCCTGCCCGCAG GAGATGCTGGCGGTGAAGGAGTTCATCGAGAAGCTGCTGCCCCGGATCTGA
- the GALE gene encoding UDP-glucose 4-epimerase, which produces MAGPVLVTGGAGFIGSHCVLQLAQAGYEPVVVDNLHNAIAGPDGVPESLRRVQVLSRRPITFQQLDVTDGAALQELFSKHRFSAVVHFAGLKAVGESVQQPLEYYRVNLTGTIRLLEAMKAHGVKNIVFSSSATVYGDPKYLPLDENHPVGGCTNPYGKSKYFIEEMIRDLCKADKAWNAVILRYFNPIGAHESGMIGEDPQGIPNNLMPYVAQVAVGRREFLSVFGNDYETIDGTGVRDYIHVVDLAKGHIAALQKLKENCGCKVYNLGTGTGYSVLQMVRAMEKASGREIKYKITARREGDVASCYANPELAERELGWKAAFGLDKMCEDLWRWQLQNPTGFSKN; this is translated from the exons ATGGCGGGCCCCGTGCTGGTCACCGGCGGCGCCGGCTTCATCGGCAGCCACTGCGTGCTGCAACTCGCACAGGCGGGGTACGAGCCCGTGGTGGTGGACAACCTGCACAACGCCATCGCAG GCCCGGACGGGGTCCCCGAGAGCCTTCGCCGCGTGCAGGTCCTGTCCCGCCGCCCCATCACCTTCCAGCAGCTCGATGTCACCGACGGGGCCGCGCTGCAGGAGCTCTTCAGCAAG caccgctTCTCGGCCGTGGTGCATTTCGCGGGGCTGAAGGCCGTGGGCGAGTCGGTGCAGCAGCCGCTGGAGTATTACCGGGTGAACCTCACCGGCACCATCCGCCTGCTGGAG GCCATGAAAGCTCACGGCGTGAAGAACATCGTGTTCAGCAGCTCCGCCACCGTCTACGGGGACCCCAAGTACCTGCCCCTGGATGAGAACCACCCGGTGGGGGGCTGCACCAACCCCTACGGCAAATCCAAGTACTTCATCGAGGAGATGATTCGGGACCTCTGCAAGGCAGACAAg GCCTGGAACGCCGTGATCCTGCGCTACTTCAACCCGATCGGTGCCCATGAGTCCGGCATGATCGGGGAGGATCCTCAGGGCATCCCCAACAACCTCATGCCCTACGTGGCGCAGGTGGCAGTGGGGCGCCGCGAGTTCCTGAGCGTCTTTGGGAACGACTACGAGACCATCGACGGGACCG GTGTCCGGGATTACATCCACGTCGTGGATTTGGCCAAGGGCCATATCGCCGCGCTGCAGAAGCTGAAGGAGAACTGCGGCTGCAAG GTCTACAACCtcggcaccggcaccggctaCTCGGTGCTGCAGATGGTCCGCGCCATGGAGAAAGCCTCGGGGAGGGAG ATCAAGTACAAGATCACGGCCCGGCGGGAGGGCGACGTGGCCTCGTGCTACGCCAACCCCGAGCTGGCCGAGCGCGAGCTGGGCTGGAAGGCGGCCTTTGGGCTGGACAAGATGT GTGAGGACCTGTGGCGGTGGCAGCTGCAGAACCCCACGGGCTTCAGCAAGAACTGA
- the HMGCL gene encoding hydroxymethylglutaryl-CoA lyase, mitochondrial isoform X1: protein MAAARRLLLPRWAGAVRPISAAAAGALPARVKVVEVGPRDGLQNEQSIVPTAVKIGLIDMLSHTGLPVIEATSFVSPRWVPQMADHTEVMQGIKKLPGVSYPVLTPNLKGFQAAVAAGAKEVSIFGAASELFTKKNINCSIEESLERFSEVMSAARAASIPVRGYVSCVLGCPYEGKISAAKVAEVSKKMYSMGCYEISLGDTIGIGTPGSMREMLTAVMKEVPVGALAVHCHDTYGQALANILVALQMGVSVVDASVAGLGGCPYAKGASGNVATEDLVYMLNGLGIHTGVDLQKLMDTGTFICNALNRRTNSKVSQASCRL from the exons ATGGCGGCGGCGCGGAGACTGCTGCTGCCCCGATGGGCAGGGGCCGTGCGGCCg ATCAGCGCCGCGGCCGCCGGCGCCCTCCCGGCTCGTGTGAAGGTGGTGGAGGTCGGGCCCCGCGACGGGCTGCAGAACGAGCAG AGCATCGTGCCCACGGCGGTGAAGATCGGGCTGATCGACATGCTGTCACACACCGGGCTGCCGGTCATCGAGGCCACCAGCTTCGTGTCACCGCGCTGGGTGCCCCAG ATGGCCGACCACACTGAAGTCATGCAGGGGATCAAGAAGTTGCCTGGTGTCAGTTACCCCGTGCTGACCCCGAACCTGAAAGGATTTCAGGCAGCG gtggcagcaggggcCAAGGAGGTGTCCATCTTTGGAGCAGCATCTGAGCTCTTCACCAAGAAGAACATCAACTGCTCCATAGAGGAGAGCCTGGAGAGGTTCAGCGAAGTGATGAGCGCTGCACGAGCTGCCAGCATTCCCGTCCGGGG aTATGTTTCCTGTGTCCTTGGGTGTCCCTATGAAGGGAAGATTTCTGCAGCTAAAGTTGCAGAG GTCTCCAAGAAGATGTACTCGATGGGGTGCTACGAGATCTCCCTCGGTGACACCATTGGCATCGGGACCCCGGGGAGCATGAGGGAGATGCTGACGGCGGTCATGAAGGAGGTGCCAGTGGGGGCTCTCGCTGTCCACTGCCATGATACCTACGGGCAGGCTCTTGCCAACATCTTGGTAGCACTTCAG ATGGGTGTGAGCGTGGTCGATGCTTCTGTTGCTGGTCTTGGAGGCTGCCCCTATGCCAAGGGAGCATCAGGAAACGTTGCTACAGAGGACTTGGTGTACATGCTGAACGGCCTGGGCATCCACACG GGTGTGGACCTGCAGAAGCTGATGGACACGGGAACGTTCATTTGCAACGCGCTCAACAGGAGAACCAACTCCAAGGTGTCCCAGGCGTCCTGCAGGCTGTGA
- the HMGCL gene encoding hydroxymethylglutaryl-CoA lyase, mitochondrial isoform X2 produces the protein MPLCPVPPPPREAARGQISAAAAGALPARVKVVEVGPRDGLQNEQSIVPTAVKIGLIDMLSHTGLPVIEATSFVSPRWVPQMADHTEVMQGIKKLPGVSYPVLTPNLKGFQAAVAAGAKEVSIFGAASELFTKKNINCSIEESLERFSEVMSAARAASIPVRGYVSCVLGCPYEGKISAAKVAEVSKKMYSMGCYEISLGDTIGIGTPGSMREMLTAVMKEVPVGALAVHCHDTYGQALANILVALQMGVSVVDASVAGLGGCPYAKGASGNVATEDLVYMLNGLGIHTGVDLQKLMDTGTFICNALNRRTNSKVSQASCRL, from the exons ATGCCGCTctgcccggtgccgccgccgccccgcgaGGCCGCCCGGGGCCAG ATCAGCGCCGCGGCCGCCGGCGCCCTCCCGGCTCGTGTGAAGGTGGTGGAGGTCGGGCCCCGCGACGGGCTGCAGAACGAGCAG AGCATCGTGCCCACGGCGGTGAAGATCGGGCTGATCGACATGCTGTCACACACCGGGCTGCCGGTCATCGAGGCCACCAGCTTCGTGTCACCGCGCTGGGTGCCCCAG ATGGCCGACCACACTGAAGTCATGCAGGGGATCAAGAAGTTGCCTGGTGTCAGTTACCCCGTGCTGACCCCGAACCTGAAAGGATTTCAGGCAGCG gtggcagcaggggcCAAGGAGGTGTCCATCTTTGGAGCAGCATCTGAGCTCTTCACCAAGAAGAACATCAACTGCTCCATAGAGGAGAGCCTGGAGAGGTTCAGCGAAGTGATGAGCGCTGCACGAGCTGCCAGCATTCCCGTCCGGGG aTATGTTTCCTGTGTCCTTGGGTGTCCCTATGAAGGGAAGATTTCTGCAGCTAAAGTTGCAGAG GTCTCCAAGAAGATGTACTCGATGGGGTGCTACGAGATCTCCCTCGGTGACACCATTGGCATCGGGACCCCGGGGAGCATGAGGGAGATGCTGACGGCGGTCATGAAGGAGGTGCCAGTGGGGGCTCTCGCTGTCCACTGCCATGATACCTACGGGCAGGCTCTTGCCAACATCTTGGTAGCACTTCAG ATGGGTGTGAGCGTGGTCGATGCTTCTGTTGCTGGTCTTGGAGGCTGCCCCTATGCCAAGGGAGCATCAGGAAACGTTGCTACAGAGGACTTGGTGTACATGCTGAACGGCCTGGGCATCCACACG GGTGTGGACCTGCAGAAGCTGATGGACACGGGAACGTTCATTTGCAACGCGCTCAACAGGAGAACCAACTCCAAGGTGTCCCAGGCGTCCTGCAGGCTGTGA